One Roseimaritima multifibrata DNA window includes the following coding sequences:
- a CDS encoding CHASE domain-containing protein codes for MTFSQAIRSPFLRTRIWNWRAWSLAGLVLALTMFAAHRIRVGEQNRARAGFERLCLDTREQIHEHLEDHAEFLYSGAALFGASQHVTRTEWRSFIGSHRLRGNHSDVTGVGYSTLVSHEKLDQYIDEIRKAGFKDVAIWPAGERSDYSPVVYLEPASPRAESQIGFDLFSEPMLRQSMAEARDLNAVTLSGRVPLDQNDSKVNDGVVMFVPVYRAGMPLSNLAERREAIQGWVHSQYQVEDLLRDIGCAKRADCNIAKFEILDRRSSSVEPVSYTPREFSEAEPGGVFQLPLEFGGQHLAVRFATADDNALKPEFSRVPLVILSGGAIGVLLFCIVLLWQEAALRWGELNRTKLALHRVRERFELAMKGSQDGLWDWNLITGETYFSMRWMSMLGYEKTEMEPHIRAAFDLIHPDDLERVRLEVAKIINGEDKKLDFELRMRHKNGSYVDVLTRGFVVRHKETGEPVRMVGTHVDITAHKHQQRELSQFKTTLDVTADCIFMYHPDTLRVFYVNRAAIMQIGCPANELYEKRVFDFEGKHDEQEFRDFVKPLVDGDFSSLRYESVHRDDEDREIPVEVFLQYVDPDDEPARFVAVVRDISDYKEHAIALRMAKEHAERASQAKTDFLATMSHELRTPLNGVAGMTELLRNTKLDQRQRRFVDACQNSGRLLLSLINDILDFSKIEAGKLELVEEEFESLQLIGDTVDAMAFLAEEKGLGLFSHVSPEVPARLTGDFTRLRQILVNLIGNAIKFTESGEVNVRVAIVGSKENPFVRFTVSDTGVGIREDQIDKVYDSFTQADSSTTRKTGGTGLGLSISKYLVERMGGHLVAKSELGVGSVFAFELPCQSDSLSEVKSWPKLCNRRALLLFDAQAAAGNLTELLHDWSMSVYVAPSPEEADKLLQLAIDRGQPFDFFVADERSLGEAKAMKSLRKKVSDCQPTKTLLIRDHGKVSSGEEGEQFDAILYTPLSQSTLLDTLSECLTGRTDTSQTASQGSEADPMESLVGFRILLAEDNTISQLFAREVMQQAGLLCDCVVNGKEAIVSARSQRYDLILMDCQMPIVDGLEATRTIRRMEQDGRMKGHTPIIALTANAIKGDRERCLEAGMDEYISKPYSPKRLLQMISDMLCTAGSSPVAEGSHQHRATESTLADESPLPDMEGLLARCMNNTAFALELLVDFEEDLPKQLDEITRMVAEGNLEAAGESAHSLKGSAGILGAESVRKCASAIDEKSKLGLLEDMDDLVRELNDEIQRFVREMPNAKREIASMSGVVS; via the coding sequence ATGACCTTTTCGCAAGCTATCCGTAGCCCATTTTTGCGAACTCGAATATGGAACTGGCGAGCCTGGTCGTTGGCTGGGTTGGTGCTTGCTTTGACCATGTTCGCTGCCCACCGCATTCGCGTTGGCGAGCAGAATAGGGCAAGAGCTGGCTTTGAGAGGTTGTGCCTTGATACCCGCGAACAGATTCACGAACACTTGGAAGACCATGCTGAGTTCTTGTACAGCGGGGCGGCCCTCTTTGGGGCTTCTCAGCATGTGACGCGAACCGAATGGCGTTCGTTTATCGGCAGCCATCGTTTGCGAGGAAATCACAGTGATGTTACCGGAGTCGGTTATTCCACTTTGGTGTCGCATGAGAAACTGGACCAATACATTGACGAAATCAGGAAAGCGGGTTTTAAGGATGTCGCTATTTGGCCCGCAGGCGAAAGAAGTGACTATTCGCCTGTCGTTTACCTTGAACCAGCATCACCGCGTGCCGAATCCCAAATCGGATTTGATCTATTTTCTGAACCGATGCTGCGCCAGTCGATGGCTGAAGCACGAGACCTCAATGCAGTGACCTTGTCCGGCAGGGTGCCGTTGGATCAGAACGACAGCAAAGTAAACGATGGTGTCGTGATGTTTGTGCCTGTCTATCGTGCGGGTATGCCCCTGTCCAACCTCGCCGAGCGGCGGGAAGCCATTCAGGGTTGGGTTCACAGTCAGTATCAGGTGGAAGATCTGTTAAGAGATATCGGGTGCGCCAAGCGAGCCGACTGCAATATTGCGAAATTTGAAATATTGGATCGCCGGTCGTCTTCTGTCGAACCTGTGAGCTACACGCCTCGAGAGTTTTCCGAAGCAGAGCCTGGTGGCGTCTTTCAACTGCCGCTGGAATTTGGAGGCCAGCATTTGGCCGTTCGGTTTGCGACAGCCGATGACAACGCCCTGAAACCGGAGTTTAGTCGGGTCCCTTTGGTAATACTCAGCGGAGGAGCTATTGGCGTTTTACTGTTTTGCATCGTGCTGTTGTGGCAGGAAGCGGCTTTGCGTTGGGGAGAGCTTAACCGTACGAAGTTGGCCTTGCACCGGGTTCGCGAGCGTTTTGAACTCGCAATGAAGGGAAGCCAGGACGGCCTGTGGGATTGGAATCTGATCACGGGAGAGACCTATTTCTCCATGCGATGGATGAGCATGCTGGGGTATGAGAAGACGGAAATGGAGCCTCATATCCGAGCGGCGTTTGATCTTATTCACCCTGACGATTTAGAGCGTGTTCGTCTGGAAGTCGCAAAGATTATTAACGGAGAAGATAAGAAACTGGATTTCGAACTCCGCATGCGGCACAAGAACGGAAGCTATGTCGATGTGTTGACACGTGGGTTTGTTGTTCGTCACAAGGAAACTGGCGAACCGGTTCGAATGGTCGGCACCCACGTTGATATAACGGCACACAAGCATCAGCAGCGTGAACTGTCGCAGTTTAAGACCACTCTAGATGTGACTGCGGATTGCATCTTCATGTACCATCCCGACACGCTTCGTGTTTTCTACGTCAATCGTGCAGCGATCATGCAAATTGGTTGCCCCGCGAATGAATTGTATGAAAAGCGAGTGTTCGATTTTGAAGGAAAGCATGACGAGCAAGAGTTTCGGGATTTTGTCAAACCTCTTGTGGATGGAGATTTTTCTTCATTGCGGTATGAGAGTGTTCATCGCGACGATGAGGATAGGGAAATACCGGTAGAAGTTTTCCTCCAATACGTTGATCCCGATGATGAACCTGCCAGGTTCGTGGCGGTTGTGCGTGACATTTCAGATTACAAAGAGCATGCGATAGCACTGCGAATGGCAAAGGAGCATGCTGAACGTGCCAGTCAGGCTAAAACCGATTTTCTGGCGACGATGAGTCACGAACTCCGTACGCCGCTCAACGGTGTGGCGGGGATGACGGAACTGCTGCGAAATACGAAACTGGACCAGCGACAACGACGATTTGTGGATGCTTGTCAAAATAGCGGGCGTCTGCTGTTAAGCCTGATCAATGACATCCTTGATTTCTCGAAAATCGAAGCTGGCAAGCTTGAACTCGTCGAAGAAGAGTTTGAAAGTTTGCAGCTGATCGGAGACACCGTTGATGCAATGGCGTTTCTGGCCGAGGAAAAAGGGCTAGGCTTATTCAGCCACGTCTCGCCTGAGGTCCCTGCGCGACTTACCGGTGACTTCACAAGATTGCGTCAAATTCTTGTGAATCTGATTGGAAATGCGATCAAATTTACTGAGTCGGGCGAGGTGAATGTCCGAGTCGCGATCGTTGGTAGTAAAGAGAATCCCTTTGTTCGCTTTACGGTTTCGGATACTGGCGTCGGCATCCGTGAAGACCAGATCGACAAGGTTTACGATTCATTCACACAGGCAGATAGTTCGACGACGAGAAAAACAGGGGGAACCGGGCTTGGCCTTTCTATCAGTAAATATCTGGTGGAAAGGATGGGCGGTCACCTGGTGGCAAAAAGCGAACTGGGGGTCGGATCCGTGTTTGCGTTCGAGCTTCCTTGTCAAAGCGATTCTCTAAGCGAAGTGAAGTCTTGGCCGAAGTTATGCAATCGTCGCGCGTTGCTGCTGTTTGACGCACAAGCTGCTGCAGGAAATTTGACCGAACTGCTGCACGATTGGTCGATGTCCGTATACGTCGCACCTTCGCCTGAAGAGGCGGACAAGCTGCTTCAATTGGCGATCGATCGCGGGCAGCCCTTTGACTTTTTTGTCGCGGACGAACGTTCGTTAGGGGAAGCGAAGGCGATGAAGTCACTGCGGAAAAAGGTTTCCGATTGTCAGCCGACCAAGACGCTTCTGATCAGAGATCACGGGAAAGTTTCCTCCGGAGAAGAAGGGGAGCAGTTTGATGCGATCCTTTATACCCCGCTCAGTCAGTCGACTCTGTTAGATACGTTGAGTGAATGTCTCACGGGGCGAACGGATACCAGTCAGACGGCAAGCCAGGGTTCCGAAGCCGATCCGATGGAGTCTCTTGTCGGTTTTCGGATTTTGCTAGCGGAGGACAACACGATCAGCCAATTGTTCGCCCGAGAAGTCATGCAACAAGCGGGGCTTTTGTGCGATTGCGTTGTGAACGGGAAAGAAGCGATCGTCTCTGCCCGATCGCAGCGATACGATTTGATATTGATGGACTGCCAGATGCCGATAGTGGATGGCTTAGAGGCAACACGAACGATTCGACGGATGGAACAGGATGGCAGGATGAAAGGTCATACGCCAATCATCGCGCTGACGGCAAACGCGATTAAGGGGGATCGTGAACGGTGCCTCGAAGCTGGCATGGACGAATACATCAGTAAACCGTACTCGCCAAAGCGATTGTTGCAGATGATTAGCGACATGTTGTGCACTGCCGGTTCTTCACCGGTTGCTGAAGGTTCACACCAACACCGGGCCACTGAATCGACACTCGCAGACGAGTCGCCGTTGCCTGACATGGAAGGGCTGTTGGCGCGTTGCATGAACAATACCGCTTTTGCCTTAGAACTTCTTGTTGATTTTGAAGAAGACCTGCCCAAGCAGCTTGATGAAATCACTCGGATGGTAGCCGAAGGAAACCTCGAAGCGGCTGGAGAATCAGCACACTCGCTTAAAGGATCCGCAGGGATTCTAGGGGCAGAAAGTGTACGAAAGTGTGCATCCGCCATCGATGAAAAAAGCAAACTTGGATTGTTGGAGGATATGGATGATTTGGTTCGCGAACTCAATGACGAAATACAGCGGTTTGTGAGGGAAATGCCGAATGCGAAGCGAGAAATAGCCTCAATGTCAGGAGTAGTAAGCTAG
- a CDS encoding HD domain-containing phosphohydrolase, whose translation MNVLVVDDNSICRKVICRTLENGGYNVMSANDGRAALELFHQHNFQIVVTDWLMPYMSGIELCQAMRRASGGRYVYCIIVSSLKQSADLVRGFEEGADDYLTKPFNPHELLLRVGIGRRTLNLKPANLTIFALAKLAETRDPETGSHLERVQCYCRVLAEYLAKHPRFAVEADHNFVDLIYRTSPLHDIGKVAIPDDILLKPGRLTEEEFEIMKSHTTYGADAIQSMLQNFPGLPFLKMALDIILTHHEKWDGSGYPKGLKAEQIPLCGRIMAVADVYDALTSKRVYKDAFSHERAKSIILEGAGTHFDPEMVEAFINIEQDFISIASGIETAADDSSVRGSLLHEAKVGCVVA comes from the coding sequence GTGAATGTTTTAGTGGTTGACGATAATTCGATCTGCCGAAAAGTGATCTGCCGGACGCTAGAAAATGGCGGCTACAATGTCATGTCGGCTAACGATGGTCGCGCTGCATTGGAGCTGTTCCATCAACACAATTTTCAGATTGTGGTCACGGATTGGCTGATGCCGTATATGAGTGGCATCGAACTTTGCCAAGCCATGCGGAGAGCCAGCGGTGGACGATACGTCTACTGCATTATCGTATCCAGCTTAAAACAGTCGGCCGATTTGGTTCGAGGTTTCGAAGAGGGAGCCGACGACTATTTGACGAAGCCATTCAATCCTCATGAGTTGCTGCTGCGAGTCGGCATCGGCCGCCGTACATTGAATCTGAAGCCAGCAAATCTGACCATCTTCGCGCTGGCGAAACTTGCTGAAACGCGAGACCCCGAGACGGGATCTCATTTGGAACGGGTGCAGTGTTATTGCCGCGTCCTTGCTGAGTATCTCGCGAAACATCCGCGATTCGCTGTTGAGGCTGACCATAACTTTGTTGATCTTATTTATCGAACCAGCCCCCTGCACGACATTGGCAAGGTAGCGATACCAGACGACATTTTGCTCAAGCCAGGACGGTTGACCGAAGAAGAGTTCGAGATCATGAAGTCGCATACGACGTATGGTGCGGACGCTATTCAGTCGATGCTGCAAAATTTTCCCGGCCTTCCTTTTCTCAAAATGGCTCTCGATATTATTTTGACTCACCATGAAAAATGGGACGGCAGCGGCTACCCGAAGGGCCTAAAAGCCGAACAGATTCCGCTCTGTGGCCGAATCATGGCTGTCGCCGATGTCTATGACGCATTGACGTCGAAGCGTGTCTATAAAGATGCGTTCAGTCATGAGCGTGCAAAGTCAATCATTCTGGAGGGGGCAGGTACGCATTTTGATCCAGAAATGGTGGAAGCGTTCATTAACATTGAACAGGACTTTATTTCAATTGCGTCGGGAATCGAAACCGCTGCCGATGATTCCAGTGTTCGCGGTTCATTGCTTCACGAAGCTAAGGTCGGTTGCGTCGTAGCCTAA
- a CDS encoding HDOD domain-containing protein: MYESIRALVVDDEVISRKAVMFALIQEDFCCDYALDGVDALNKLEESSYDLVVTDLCMPNKHGHALAVELLERTPCPVIVVHTVVDNPKITKDLIMRGVSDIVYKPTNYAAFAAKAKAMVRYRQDHPGVAGKGIDGASEGKTETDPEDPVLNAIPEGGIESSVTMADIESRIPLVSRILPVSKTAFEVYEMTRSNADAATLGSAIQHDAALAAEFLSIANSSFYNPSGKPMTDMEKAVVRIGQRRIGEMALAAATLSALTARKLPWMDMQVVWRQSIAAGAAIEHLVAQGKHSKVSENLVLTGIMHSLGRVVLGTLYPAHYQELIKRCSDGDLALTDQEATVFPETHAQIMSRLLTEWNVPAETSEPLQHVLTPYHLLSQLSNELRIRVELVKVAIFVGQLSTNAWHSWDLVEIPPTSVLERLGIADIGRVIERTQSDAKAIIDFKAENSGDKDTKKKPDLATDKPEPTAYYRNGSTSKYDFLQALISGMDLSLTDMPSDGKLTLPTVFINCIGAGRHTPIDPAFEADVEKVVITDGDLPPAFDSSLRTVRTPLTYGKMVKELSTTAK, from the coding sequence ATGTACGAGAGTATTCGAGCGCTTGTAGTCGATGATGAGGTGATTTCCAGAAAAGCCGTAATGTTCGCATTGATCCAAGAAGATTTTTGCTGTGATTACGCGTTGGATGGTGTGGATGCGCTGAACAAACTAGAGGAAAGCTCTTACGATTTGGTGGTCACCGATCTATGCATGCCAAATAAGCATGGGCATGCACTGGCCGTCGAGCTTCTAGAGAGAACCCCTTGCCCGGTTATCGTGGTTCACACCGTGGTCGATAACCCCAAGATTACCAAAGACCTGATCATGCGCGGTGTCAGTGACATCGTCTATAAGCCGACGAACTATGCGGCCTTCGCAGCAAAAGCGAAAGCGATGGTTAGGTATCGACAGGACCATCCAGGTGTTGCCGGAAAAGGGATCGACGGTGCCAGCGAGGGGAAAACCGAAACCGATCCAGAAGATCCGGTCTTGAACGCAATTCCAGAAGGGGGAATTGAATCCTCCGTGACAATGGCTGACATCGAAAGCCGAATTCCCCTTGTCTCACGAATCCTCCCAGTTTCGAAGACTGCATTCGAAGTCTACGAGATGACTCGTAGTAATGCAGACGCGGCGACGCTGGGATCGGCAATTCAGCATGACGCGGCCTTAGCGGCTGAATTTCTTTCGATCGCAAATAGCAGTTTCTATAATCCATCGGGTAAGCCGATGACCGATATGGAAAAAGCGGTCGTTCGCATCGGTCAACGCCGAATTGGCGAAATGGCGTTAGCGGCCGCAACCCTCTCTGCGCTCACAGCACGTAAGCTGCCATGGATGGACATGCAAGTTGTGTGGCGTCAAAGCATCGCTGCCGGAGCGGCCATAGAACATTTGGTTGCACAAGGCAAACACAGCAAAGTAAGCGAGAACTTGGTTCTGACGGGGATAATGCACTCGCTTGGACGTGTTGTCTTGGGGACACTCTACCCGGCACATTACCAGGAATTGATTAAGCGTTGCTCCGACGGTGACCTCGCGTTGACCGATCAAGAAGCGACGGTGTTTCCTGAAACGCACGCTCAAATAATGAGCCGGTTGTTGACCGAGTGGAATGTTCCTGCGGAAACCAGCGAACCGCTACAGCATGTCCTGACGCCCTACCATTTGCTGTCTCAGCTATCCAACGAGTTGCGCATCCGAGTGGAATTGGTCAAGGTCGCGATCTTTGTCGGGCAGCTCTCGACAAACGCTTGGCATTCGTGGGACCTTGTTGAGATTCCCCCAACTTCCGTGCTGGAGCGATTAGGCATTGCCGACATCGGGCGAGTTATCGAACGAACCCAAAGTGATGCCAAGGCAATTATCGATTTTAAAGCGGAGAATTCCGGAGACAAAGATACTAAAAAGAAACCCGATTTGGCGACTGATAAACCAGAGCCAACGGCCTACTATCGAAATGGCTCCACCAGTAAATACGACTTCCTGCAGGCATTGATCAGTGGTATGGATTTGTCCCTGACCGATATGCCAAGCGACGGCAAACTCACGTTGCCAACCGTCTTTATTAACTGCATTGGCGCCGGCCGCCATACACCCATCGATCCTGCGTTTGAAGCGGACGTCGAGAAAGTGGTGATTACCGACGGAGACTTGCCACCTGCTTTCGATTCGTCGCTTAGAACCGTCCGGACTCCGCTCACCTACGGAAAGATGGTCAAAGAGTTGTCAACGACTGCGAAGTAG
- a CDS encoding Hpt domain-containing protein produces the protein MSEYALRNQLMGTEKLESIDRIKKNPVSQHSGVNGLSHESVPIDAPPLLEICGGSVELACELLDELEATGFQYVERIQKSVSERDMVATADISHSLKGLAGILCAEEIRKRADEIELAGRLSDSNRIEFHVSQLAAEMQRCVDYLPELRQELAGK, from the coding sequence ATGTCGGAATACGCGTTACGGAACCAATTGATGGGAACCGAGAAATTGGAATCGATCGATCGAATTAAGAAGAATCCTGTAAGTCAACATTCGGGGGTGAATGGTTTGTCGCACGAATCCGTGCCGATCGATGCTCCGCCTCTGCTGGAAATCTGTGGTGGAAGTGTTGAATTAGCCTGCGAGCTTTTGGATGAACTGGAGGCGACCGGGTTTCAGTATGTGGAACGGATTCAGAAGTCTGTTTCTGAACGGGACATGGTCGCCACGGCGGACATTTCCCATTCGCTAAAAGGGTTGGCTGGCATTCTTTGCGCCGAAGAGATTCGGAAACGGGCCGATGAAATCGAACTTGCCGGGCGATTGTCAGACAGCAACCGTATCGAATTCCATGTGTCGCAGCTCGCTGCGGAGATGCAACGGTGCGTCGATTACTTGCCCGAACTACGGCAGGAACTTGCCGGGAAGTAG
- a CDS encoding response regulator — translation MDDKPKAAFSCHALIAEDNHINQLYIAELMKYLGCTCDVVENGDEALNALQKNRYDLILMDCQMPEMDGFTATREIRRLQSVGELPEQLPIIALTANALKGDRERCLDAGMDDYLTKPLLAAQLQAMLEKHLEKASSGVNARV, via the coding sequence GTGGACGACAAGCCTAAGGCGGCATTTTCCTGCCACGCTCTGATTGCCGAAGACAACCATATCAATCAACTTTACATCGCTGAATTGATGAAGTATTTGGGTTGTACATGCGACGTCGTCGAAAACGGCGATGAGGCTCTGAACGCTTTACAGAAAAACCGCTACGACCTGATCCTAATGGATTGTCAGATGCCAGAGATGGACGGATTCACGGCAACACGGGAAATCCGCCGCCTCCAATCGGTCGGCGAACTTCCAGAACAACTACCGATTATCGCACTCACCGCCAACGCGCTCAAAGGCGATCGCGAACGCTGCCTTGACGCAGGCATGGACGACTATCTGACAAAGCCGCTGCTCGCAGCACAACTGCAAGCGATGCTGGAAAAACACCTTGAGAAGGCATCGTCAGGCGTCAACGCACGCGTCTAA
- a CDS encoding carbon storage regulator — translation MLVLSRKVGEKLVIDGNITVEVVRIKGNRITLGIVAPEEVRILRGELDQFSAQAMASETKIDEGQMQAC, via the coding sequence ATGCTAGTTCTAAGTCGAAAAGTTGGTGAAAAGCTGGTCATCGATGGCAATATCACCGTCGAAGTGGTTCGAATCAAAGGCAACCGAATCACGCTTGGCATCGTCGCTCCAGAGGAAGTGAGGATCCTGCGAGGCGAATTGGACCAGTTCTCCGCTCAGGCGATGGCATCGGAAACCAAAATAGATGAAGGGCAAATGCAAGCGTGCTAG
- a CDS encoding metallophosphoesterase gives MQNLFRQSIFTVCLLAIACGHHSVTFAEDDKNTEQSFSVVLLPDTQNYSEKYPDTYVSQALWIRQQVKKDNIKFVIHLGDIVQTPTQKPEWENADRAMRLLDGVVPYSVAPGNHDMLLKNRDSTLYNQYYSPARFEGKQWYGGHMGETNDNNYCFFEANGMKFMIINLEFAPRDETLEWAAGIAKRFPDHRVIVATHCYMRPKGRDTSCATAYDIAGNSGEQIWQKLIRKQPNIFLVVSGHVLGVGLQTSVNDAGGKVLEMLTDYQGLPNGGDGWLRSLQFVPAENKIHVKTYSPLLDKTNLEEHETFSLDYEMTTAKRKAG, from the coding sequence ATGCAGAATCTATTTCGACAGTCGATATTTACCGTCTGCTTATTGGCGATTGCTTGCGGACATCATTCTGTCACATTCGCAGAGGATGACAAAAATACCGAGCAAAGTTTTTCGGTAGTGTTGCTTCCCGACACCCAAAACTACTCTGAAAAATACCCAGACACATACGTCTCGCAGGCACTTTGGATTCGGCAACAGGTCAAGAAAGACAACATCAAATTTGTCATCCACCTGGGCGATATCGTGCAAACACCGACGCAAAAACCCGAATGGGAAAACGCCGATCGCGCCATGCGGCTTCTGGACGGTGTCGTGCCCTACAGTGTGGCACCAGGCAATCATGACATGCTGTTAAAGAACCGCGATTCAACGCTGTACAACCAGTACTACTCACCCGCACGATTCGAAGGCAAACAGTGGTACGGCGGGCACATGGGCGAAACCAACGACAACAACTACTGCTTCTTTGAGGCGAATGGCATGAAATTCATGATCATTAACCTTGAATTCGCTCCGCGTGATGAAACACTGGAATGGGCGGCGGGCATAGCGAAGCGATTTCCTGATCACCGCGTGATCGTCGCGACGCATTGCTACATGCGTCCCAAGGGTCGAGACACCAGTTGTGCAACGGCCTACGACATAGCCGGCAACAGTGGCGAACAGATCTGGCAAAAACTGATTCGCAAGCAACCAAATATTTTTCTCGTTGTCAGTGGGCATGTACTGGGTGTGGGACTGCAGACAAGCGTGAACGATGCCGGCGGAAAGGTACTGGAAATGCTGACCGACTATCAAGGGCTTCCCAACGGCGGCGACGGCTGGCTCCGTTCGCTACAGTTCGTGCCCGCCGAAAACAAGATCCACGTCAAAACGTATTCGCCTCTATTGGATAAAACCAATCTGGAAGAACACGAAACATTCTCGTTAGATTACGAAATGACCACGGCGAAACGGAAAGCCGGTTGA
- a CDS encoding exo-alpha-sialidase: protein MLNLTTTGTDPKKIDFSKLPHVPSQHSILSDVRDKGGTWVHQHAYLAYYDGRYWAMWSDGPGVPHSGVSPAAHRNRVPGHDRPGTRNSYATSVDGVHWSKPADLTGPPRTEGFGWIARGLWVRDGDLLALSTHFNAPGYSGAGLSLEAFRWDKDSSKWQDHGTVLDDSMNNFPPKKLPNGEWMMTRRDHKRQVSVMVGGVDGFDQWAVHPLASYDGKGRPEEPYWYTLPDGKNIVGLIRDNGNSKRMLRTFSTDNGKSWTRIARTNFPDATSKFFALRTSRGYHVLVSNANPKARDPLTLAISADGLVYTHLFNLVGGRHVDYPHMIEHDGHLLVAFSGAKQTMEVVKISLDDIDALVAD, encoded by the coding sequence ATGCTGAACTTGACGACCACCGGGACCGATCCCAAGAAGATTGATTTCAGCAAACTTCCCCACGTCCCTTCGCAGCATTCCATCCTTAGTGATGTTCGCGATAAAGGTGGCACCTGGGTCCATCAGCATGCTTACCTTGCATATTACGACGGACGCTACTGGGCGATGTGGAGCGACGGCCCCGGCGTTCCGCATAGTGGCGTCTCCCCCGCAGCGCATCGCAATCGGGTGCCCGGTCATGATCGCCCCGGCACGCGGAACTCTTACGCCACCAGTGTCGACGGCGTCCATTGGAGCAAACCGGCCGACCTCACCGGTCCGCCTCGCACCGAAGGGTTCGGCTGGATCGCTCGTGGCTTGTGGGTTCGTGACGGAGACCTTCTCGCACTCTCGACCCACTTCAACGCACCGGGCTACTCCGGCGCTGGCCTCAGCTTAGAGGCCTTTCGCTGGGATAAGGATTCGAGCAAGTGGCAGGATCACGGTACCGTTCTGGATGATTCCATGAATAACTTTCCACCTAAGAAACTGCCGAATGGCGAATGGATGATGACCCGCCGGGACCACAAACGCCAAGTCTCCGTCATGGTCGGCGGCGTCGACGGTTTCGATCAGTGGGCGGTTCACCCGTTGGCCAGTTACGATGGGAAGGGGCGTCCCGAGGAGCCTTACTGGTACACCCTTCCGGATGGGAAAAATATCGTCGGCTTGATCCGCGACAACGGTAATTCCAAACGCATGCTACGGACCTTCTCTACAGACAATGGCAAAAGCTGGACCCGGATCGCACGCACCAACTTCCCCGACGCGACTAGCAAGTTCTTTGCCCTCCGCACCTCGCGCGGCTACCACGTCCTTGTTTCCAACGCCAATCCAAAGGCTCGCGATCCGCTCACTCTCGCGATTAGCGCTGATGGCCTTGTTTACACTCATCTCTTTAATCTCGTCGGCGGTCGCCACGTCGACTACCCCCACATGATCGAACACGACGGACACCTTCTGGTCGCTTTTTCCGGCGCAAAGCAAACCATGGAAGTCGTTAAGATCTCGCTGGACGACATCGACGCTCTCGTCGCCGACTGA